The Gallus gallus isolate bGalGal1 chromosome 37 unlocalized genomic scaffold, bGalGal1.mat.broiler.GRCg7b 37_unloc3, whole genome shotgun sequence DNA segment AGCATTTGTTCCTTGTGACCATGGgtgtccctgccctgcccacgaGGATATGGCATAGAATCATCgcatcatttgagctggaaggaacccggaaagggcacctagtcccactcccctgcagggaacagggacacctaccgcCACTTCAGGTTGCTctcagcctggccctgctgaaaCCTTTAGAAAGCAGTGGCCATCATGCAGCATGAAAATGGGCCTGTCAGCAGGCAATCAGAGAGAGCAACAAGGATTGGTGGAGCGCTGCGTCCCACCGCCTCACTGTCGTCTCCTCGCGTACAGGTTTCAAATGGAGTTTGTCCCCAAACCACCACCTGGGATATGCCGCAGGTCCTCAGGAGGCATCCCTGCGGAGGGGAAAccaaaggaagaggaggctttgccacctctcgcccagggcaagaaaggtaaagcagcatcCAGCGCCTTTCCAGGGCACAAGCCACCAACTTGAGATGGGAAATCCCTTGCTGACCATCAGCCAAGGGCTCTGACTTACGTCAAAGCTTCACGCCAGCTCAGCACGGCCTCTTCCCACGAGGAATTGTTGGCCTCTCCAAAACCAAGGCGCTGGCTGTGacgtgcccccatccctggctaTGGCAGGAGCACCTCGGCACCTTAGGCCCCGCCCTCCCCCAACAAAAGGATATGGTCCCCAAAAGTCACCCTGTCAGCTCATCGTCACCAACCAGCTCCGCTTTCCCAAAGCCACCGTCACTAATGCACTCCCAAAAGAGAGTCCCAAGATGGCAGAGAGGAGAAGTGGGGCCAGAGATGGTTTCAGGGAGGGTCCGCGGGCGGCACAGATGTCAgcagtggggggagcagagcgACCCTCACGCATGTTCTGGGAACAGGCCTGAGCGCCCCTGGTGAGTGAGCCAAAGGGTTGACGGTAagtctcctctgccttcccaatCCCAGTGAGATTTGCTGGCAAGCCAACCTTCATCAAACGCTTGAGCTCAGACAGTCTAGATGGAGGAAAACTCCGAAGGATAAGGAGCTTACTGCGCAAGGAGAGCTCTAcgtccaggtgaggctggaggctctggcTTGGCATGTGCATGGGGGTGATTCACTGAGCCAACGAGAGCCCATTCCCTAGCCACAAAGGGTCCCTGTTTCTGGCTGCCcaacagtgctgggatggggacgccaggagccccccagctcacagggctggcccctCTCTGGATCCCACGGGGGAGAGCCACGGGGCAGCcgctgagctgtctgtggggaaggctgcgttgcagccaagggtcctggctCCGGCTTGCAGGATGCGGcaccaaagccatcacccactcagGCGGACCCCTCCCACTCTGTCCTTTCAGTCTGCTGCCAGCCATCCCTGGAGTGCCTGAAGACCAAAAGCAGCCGctgacctgccagctgcagggccaggcagaaACAGACAGCCAAGAAGACCTGGGCCGAGCCCCAGGAACCAAACACGTGAGCTTCTGTGAGGAAGAACAGGAAGCGGAAAAAGCCCATcgtgtggctgcagtgctgaagtTGCCCAAAGCCAACGAATCTTTCAGCAAAGATTCCAGACCTTCCTCAAGGGCTCAGTCCAGCCCGTCACAGGCATCGCAAGGCACTCCATCCCGGCTTCCACTTCTGGCATGCGACTCAGTCAGACTTCTCAGGCGCAGGGCTaagaagagcaggcagaaagaacCTGAGGAGATGGAAGCATCAACATCTCAGGCTGAGGCCAGCCAGCCGCAGGAGTCCTCTGCCGACAGAGCTGGATTTCTGCCACCGATAAACGAAGAAACACAGTCTCCTCAGCGTCAGCCCCCGGACACCAAAGCCCCACCGCGCAGGAAGGGCACACCCTACCCACGCTGATGCGGGCATGGGGCGCCCATGAGCTCCAAGACCTCCACTCGAGCTGGCTGCAAAACAGATGCTTGAATCCCATCTGCATCATATCTAATcctacaccaggctgcccagggccccatctaacctggccttcaacactgCCACGGACGCGGcgtccacaagctctctgggcatccACTTCCAGCATCACACCATCGTCTCTGGAAAGACCTTCTCCCTGACTTCCAATCTTCATTGTCCCTCCCTCTGTCAATAAAGCCTTACCATGGGCCTATCCCATAGAAATCTCCACAATGCCTGTGGCAGTGTCATTGCATCTTTGAACGCCAGCTCTGGTGCTGGTGGAGGGAGAAAGAATTGTGATAGAGCATCAGAACATCTCACGATGCTTTCCTTGATGCCAAAGGAAATCCAGCGTCTCGCTTGGCTCGGCTGTCtgagcttttctgctgaagggGAAGACCAAAAATGAAGTCAGCTTCAAATTGGTgcggcagctcagagctctcagAGGATACCAGGGATCCTTGGGAGGCCCTTTCCAAGTGGAAGATTGCGTCctataaaaaaatcacagaatcattgaatcgtAGAAATgcgtagaatcgtagaataaccacagtgaccatcaagtttcacctcccaccccccgccccgctATGTGCAGtattgccagccactagaccaaaATGCCCTGTGCCaactccagcctggccttgaatgcctccagggatggggcatccacaacctccttgggcaacctgttccagtgcctcaccagcctctcggggaaaaacttcattctcatatccaacttaaacctcccctgtctcccCTGAAGACCACTCCTGCATGTCCTATCACAACCCACCCTTGgaaacagccgttccccctcctgcttagacgctccctttaagtattggaaggccaccaGGAGGTCtccatggagccttctcttctccaggctaaaccatcccagttccctccacctttcctcatacgagaggtgctccagccctctgaccatc contains these protein-coding regions:
- the LOC121106460 gene encoding coiled-coil domain-containing protein 81-like, coding for MSSGMAGANKEQPAGTRRNRMSFCEDGPAARRASIPTCTDTEERVAVWDAVAAYVQEHLLVQKGVWIPTFGSFDTISRDIRTEDGTVTLRWPVFHLSGNLIAVHHLKPRRESLPAHRKLEPLKSSEVAAAASVTWQTAQACIQSTVSLLSGCLKNGENVAVVFKDIGVLHIDGLTFHMKFYYDFLEKLSGKEKFRKALLKAPWLLDMVVSRAAPVASLALSGCLVVFPKFQMEFVPKPPPGICRRSSGGIPAEGKPKEEEALPPLAQGKKVRFAGKPTFIKRLSSDSLDGGKLRRIRSLLRKESSTSSLLPAIPGVPEDQKQPLTCQLQGQAETDSQEDLGRAPGTKHVSFCEEEQEAEKAHRVAAVLKLPKANESFSKDSRPSSRAQSSPSQASQGTPSRLPLLACDSVRLLRRRAKKSRQKEPEEMEASTSQAEASQPQESSADRAGFLPPINEETQSPQRQPPDTKAPPRRKGTPYPR